The following coding sequences are from one Culex quinquefasciatus strain JHB chromosome 1, VPISU_Cqui_1.0_pri_paternal, whole genome shotgun sequence window:
- the LOC119767898 gene encoding CLIP domain-containing serine protease 14D-like has translation MFAVQGSIPTNKPKVISTLSCGQRPGAFQRPWIAEVYFRRESSWSRPNIMGVILSSRYILTPASAYSYYYFFGVRVLFGEINHPHTAEDSYFANRTYRDVMNANSVIHENFVFGASSKFNLALLRFDKDIDFNDRIQPMCLPNVRPEPPKVFTILPDVVDVNSTVTRVDFGRCSAIWQRYSFRGNLEFSESHTCVKLEREHDDCNGIEGSPLLGSFVDHGVERFVQYGFKYCDNCTVGLQIYTNVSYHLDWILEKIKS, from the exons ATGTTTGCAG TTCAAGGCTCCATCCCAACTAATAAGCCCAAAGTTATTTCAACGTTATCTTGTGGTCAACGTCCAGGTGCATTCCAAAGGCCTTGGATAGCAGAAGTTTACTTCCGGAGAGAATCGTCTTGGTCGCGCCCGAATATAATGGGGGTCATCCTTAGCTCACGATACATTCTAACTCCAGCTTCCGCATACAgttattactatttttttgg TGTCCGAGTTCTTTTCGGCGAAATCAACCATCCTCACACGGCAGAAGATTCGTACTTTGCAAATCGAACTTATCGCGACGTAATGAACGCCAATTCGGTTATtcacgaaaattttgtttttggcgCCAGTAGTAAGTTCAATCTTGCTTTGTTACGTTTCGACAAGGACATTGATTTCAACGATCGCATCCAGCCAATGTGCCTGCCGAATGTGCGTCCAGAACCGCCGAAAGTATTCACAATCTTGCCGGATGTGGTTGACGTGAACTCCACCGTGACCAGGGTGGACTTTGGTCGTTGTTCGGCAATATGGCAGCGGTATAGTTTTCGCGGTAATCTGGAGTTTTCCGAGAGTCACACGTGTGTAAAACTGGAGCGTGAGCATGACGACTGTAACGGAATTGAGGGATCGCCCCTGCTGGGGAGCTTTGTGGATCATGGAGTGGAACGATTTGTTCAGTATGGGTTCAAGTACTGTGACAATTGTACGGTTGGACTGCAGATCTATACCAATGTGAGCTATCATTTGGATTGGATTTTGGAGAAGATTAAATCGTGA